In Anabrus simplex isolate iqAnaSimp1 chromosome 14, ASM4041472v1, whole genome shotgun sequence, a genomic segment contains:
- the LOC136885626 gene encoding ankyrin repeat domain-containing protein 65, with protein sequence MAVRMSCAYEVSSLKMYNFWRKMKPRMYDTVPQFWIYAPEITINSTATKSSHTSAFFFGLVLASLLVIGGIELNPGPFDKAQCELCGAAYELVTENMEAREKAVREKEKALEELERSLRYREGLIIEQENALKRRSLECNGISSPVIVTKKGSQKPDINLSDPDALAKAAAAGQLDTVRVLSEKGVDLNHRDKNGMTALLHGAVVGHLGVVQFLVWAGADVYVQDYLERTALHWAASNGHREVVQFLLGKTGLGMEIHDNDRRTAFHLAVINGHLDLVEDLVVAGADIKVSDSHGKTALDSATENGNTEIVEYLLHFGYPDHVKNNALLIAAECGHGRIVEVLLEAGAMEDSVDDTGETALHKAAVGGHLQIVQCLIEAGCNIHIKTSWVCGERTALHKAAYYNHFDIIYTLLGNGADVSSTDSMKETALHIAARKGHLEVAQVLIEAGSNVNAESSWYCRTPLHDAAIGGHTEMVKLLLSEGAVMEARTNRTETPLYCAAENDHCSVVEILVRVGCNVKERWNWFRRTPLHLAARNGNLEMVKYLLRNGALRDWYDIDGQTALFCAAEKGHVEVVKYLVEIGADIRHKDFSGRSVFDVTPSDAIKAMWSSSVQNL encoded by the exons ATGGCGGTGAGAATGTCTTGTGCTTACGAAGTGTCGTCTCTGAAGATGTATAATTTTTG GAGGAAAATGAAACCCAGGATGTATGACACTGTTCCTCAGTTCTGGATTTACGCTCCAGAAATAACTATCAACAGCACAGCTACTAAATCCAGCCATACTTCAGCTTTTTTCTTTGGGCTTGTGCTAGCTAGTCTGCTTGTGATTGGAGGCATTGAACTAAATCCTGGACCATTTGATAAG GCTCAGTGTGAACTGTGTGGTGCTGCCTATGAGTTGGTTACAGAGAACATGGAGGCCCGAGAAAAAGCTGTACGTGAAAAGGAGAAAGCTTTGGAAGAGCTGGAGAGAAGTCTAAGATACAGAGAAGGTCTAATAATTGAACAAGAGAACGCTTTGAAGAGAAGATCTTTGGAATGCAATGGAATTTCAAGTCCGGTAATTGTAACTAAGAAAGGTAGCCAAAAACCTGATATCAATTTGTCCGATCCTGATGCTCTCGCAAAGGCTGCAGCGGCAGGGCAGCTAGATACAGTGAGAGTTCTTTCGGAGAAGGGAGTAGATCTTAACCATAGAGATAAAAATGGTATGACGGCTCTGTTGCATGGAGCTGTAGTGGGCCATCTTGGTGTGGTACAGTTTCTGGTCTGGGCTGGTGCTGACGTCTACGTTCAGGATTATCTCGAACGTACAGCACTCCACTGGGCTGCCTCAAATGGTCACCGTGAAGTCGTACAGTTCCTCTTAGGAAAGACTGGGTTAGGTATGGAAATCCATGATAATGACAGGAGAACTGCATTTCATCTGGCAGTTATTAATGGACATCTGGACCTTGTGGAGGATCTAGTAGTAGCTGGTGCTGACATTAAAGTATCTGATAGTCATGGTAAAACAGCTTTGGATAGTGCAACAGAGAATGGGAATACGGAGATTGTAGAATATTTACTGCACTTTGGATATCCGGACCATGTAAAGAACAATGCTTTATTGATTGCTGCAGAATGTGGTCATGGTAGGATTGTGGAAGTTCTTCTTGAAGCAGGAGCGATGGAGGATTCTGTTGACGATACAGGAGAGACTGCTCTACATAAAGCAGCTGTAGGAGGCCACCTGCAGATTGTTCAGTGTTTAATAGAAGCTGGTTGCAACATTCACATCAAGACCAGCTGGGTATGTGGGGAAAGAACGGCACTTCATAAAGCAGCATATTATAATCATTTTGATATAATATACACATTGTTAGGGAATGGGGCAGATGTAAGCAGCACGGACAGTATGAAGGAGACTGCTCTCCACATTGCAGCTCGGAAAGGTCACCTTGAGGTGGCCCAGGTGTTAATCGAAGCCGGCAGTAATGTCAACGCCGAAAGCAGTTGGTACTGCAGAACTCCGCTCCATGATGCAGCAATCGGAGGTCATACCGAAATGGTTAAATTGCTCCTTAGTGAAGGTGCAGTCATGGAGGCGAGAACAAACAGAACGGAGACTCCTCTGTATTGCGCTGCAGAAAACGACCACTGCAGTGTGGTAGAGATACTGGTGCGAGTTGGCTGTAATGTGAAAGAGAGATGGAACTGGTTTAGAAGAACTCCTCTCCATCTAGCTGCTAGGAATGGGAACTTGGAAATGGTGAAATACCTCCTCAGGAATGGAGCTCTTCGAGATTGGTACGATATAGATGGACAGACTGCTCTCTTTTGTGCTGCTGAGAAAGGACATGTGGAGGTTGTGAAGTATCTTGTTGAAATTGGAGCTGATATTCGGCACAAAGATTTTTCCGGTAGGTCTGTTTTTGATGTAACTCCATCTGATGCTATTAAAGCAATGTGGAGCTCTTCAGTACAAAACCTTTAA